Proteins from a genomic interval of Trifolium pratense cultivar HEN17-A07 linkage group LG6, ARS_RC_1.1, whole genome shotgun sequence:
- the LOC123890614 gene encoding type III polyketide synthase A produces MSQGDLNASSSANGPRARRAPTQGKATILALGKAFPAQVLPQECLVEGFIRDTKCDDTYIKEKLERLCKNTTVKTRYTVMSKEILDNYPELAIDGTPTIRQKLEIANPAVVEMATRASKDCIKQWGRSPQDITHIVYVSSSEIRLPGGDLYLANELGLNSDVNRVMLYFLGCYGGVTGLRVAKDIAENNPGSRVLLTTSETTILGFRPPSKARPYDLVGAALFGDGAAAAIIGTDPILNQESPFMEINYAVQKFLPDTQNVIDGRITEEGINFKLGRDLPQKIEDNIEEFCKKVMAKSDVKEFNDLFWAVHPGGPAILNKLENTLKLKSDKLDCSRKALMDYGNVSSNTIFYVMEYMRDYLKEDGSEEWGLGLAFGPGITFEGVLLRSL; encoded by the exons ATGTCTCAAGGTGATTTGAATGCAAGTTCCTCGGCGAATGGACCACGTGCTAGGCGTGCACCTACTCAAGGGAAGGCGACAATACTTGCATTAGGAAAGGCTTTCCCCGCCCAAGTCCTCCCTCAAGAGTGTTTGGTGGAAGGGTTCATTCGCGACACTAAGTGCGACGATACTTATATTAAGGAGAAATTGGAGCGTCTTT GCAAAAACACAACTGTGAAAACAAGATACACAGTAATGTCAAAGGAGATCCTAGACAACTATCCAGAGCTAGCCATAGATGGAACACCAACAATAAGACAAAAGCTAGAAATAGCAAATCCAGCAGTAGTTGAAATGGCAACAAGAGCAAGCAAAGATTGCATCAAACAATGGGGAAGATCACCTCAAGATATCACACACATAGTCTATGTTTCCTCGAGCGAAATTCGTCTACCCGGTGGTGACCTTTATCTTGCAAATGAACTCGGCCTAAACAGCGATGTTAATCGTGTAATGCTCTATTTCCTTGGTTGCTACGGCGGTGTCACTGGCTTACGTGTCGCCAAAGACATCGCCGAGAATAACCCTGGTAGTAGGGTGTTACTCACAACTTCCGAGACCACGATTCTCGGTTTTCGACCACCGAGTAAAGCTAGACCTTATGACCTCGTTGGCGCTGCGCTTTTCGGTGATGGCGCCGCGGCTGCTATAATTGGAACAGACCCTATATTGAATCAAGAATCACCTTTCATGGAAATTAACTATGCTGTCCAAAAATTCTTGCCAGATACACAAAATGTGATTGATGGTAGAATCACTGAAGAGGGAATTAATTTTAAGCTTGGAAGAGACCTTCCTCAAAAAATTGAAGACAATATTGAAGAATTTTGCAAGAAAGTTATGGCTAAAAGTGATGTTAAGGAATTTAATGACTTATTTTGGGCTGTTCATCCTGGTGGGCCAGCTATACTCAATAAGCTAGAAAATACACTTAAATTGAAAAGTGATAAGTTGGATTGTAGTAGGAAGGCATTAATGGATTATGGAAATGTTAGTAGCAATACTATATTCTATGTGATGGAATATATGAGGGATTATTTGAAGGAAGATGGAAGTGAAGAATGGGGATTAGGATTGGCTTTTGGACCAGGGATTACTTTTGAAGGGGTTCTCCTCCGCAGCCTTTAA